One segment of Agromyces albus DNA contains the following:
- a CDS encoding 4-hydroxybenzoate 3-monooxygenase, which translates to MQTSVAIIGAGPAGLLLGHILHQAGVPFVILERQSREYVLGRIRAGVLEQGSVDIVTELGLDTNLRARGLEHGGIYLQYEGERRHIDFRELVGRTVTVYGQQALVTDMLAEHERLGSTIVFEAEEVAPHGFEGDDPVVVYRHDGAMHELHCEFIVGADGYHGVCRPSIPAAQLHVLERGYPFGWLGILADVPPSTDDLIYALHPDGFAMHSMRSLQVSRLYLQVDPDESIDDWSDARIWEALQTRLGVTGWTLTEGAITEKSITPMRSFVTSTLASGRLFLVGDAGHIVPPTGAKGLNSAIADVALLGRAILEHRAGDDAPLAGYSDQALARQWKVQHFSQWMTEMLHVHREVPDASARAFRYRSQIGQLEYVTESVAARQSLAEQYAGLPF; encoded by the coding sequence GTGCAGACGAGCGTGGCGATCATCGGAGCCGGACCCGCCGGGCTCCTCCTCGGGCACATCCTGCACCAGGCCGGCGTCCCGTTCGTCATCCTCGAGCGCCAGTCCCGCGAGTACGTGCTCGGCCGCATCCGCGCCGGCGTGCTCGAACAGGGCAGCGTCGACATCGTCACCGAACTCGGCCTCGACACGAACCTCCGCGCTCGCGGCCTCGAGCACGGCGGCATCTACCTGCAGTACGAGGGAGAGCGGCGCCACATCGACTTCCGCGAGCTCGTCGGGCGCACGGTGACGGTCTACGGCCAGCAGGCGCTCGTCACCGACATGCTCGCCGAGCACGAGCGTCTCGGCTCGACGATCGTCTTCGAGGCCGAGGAGGTCGCTCCCCATGGATTCGAGGGCGACGACCCGGTCGTCGTCTACCGCCACGACGGTGCCATGCACGAGCTGCACTGCGAGTTCATCGTCGGCGCCGACGGCTACCACGGTGTGTGCCGGCCGAGCATTCCGGCCGCCCAGCTGCACGTGCTCGAGCGCGGCTACCCGTTCGGCTGGCTCGGCATCCTCGCCGACGTGCCGCCGTCGACCGACGACCTCATCTACGCGCTGCACCCCGACGGGTTCGCGATGCACTCGATGCGTTCGCTGCAGGTGTCGCGCCTGTACCTGCAGGTCGACCCCGACGAGTCGATCGACGACTGGAGCGACGCCCGCATCTGGGAGGCCCTGCAGACCCGGCTCGGCGTGACCGGCTGGACGCTGACCGAGGGCGCGATCACCGAGAAGTCGATCACGCCGATGCGCTCGTTCGTCACCTCGACCCTCGCGAGCGGTCGCCTCTTCCTCGTCGGCGACGCAGGCCACATCGTGCCGCCCACGGGAGCGAAGGGGCTGAACTCCGCGATTGCCGACGTCGCCCTGCTCGGTCGTGCCATCCTCGAGCACCGCGCGGGCGACGACGCCCCGCTCGCGGGGTACAGCGACCAGGCGCTGGCGCGGCAATGGAAGGTGCAGCACTTCTCGCAGTGGATGACCGAGATGCTGCACGTGCACCGCGAGGTTCCCGATGCCTCGGCCCGCGCGTTCCGCTATCGCAGCCAGATCGGTCAGCTCGAGTACGTCACCGAGTCCGTCGCCGCCCGCCAGAGCCTCGCCGAGCAATACGCCGGCCTTCCCTTCTGA
- a CDS encoding IclR family transcriptional regulator: protein MADKLFAIADAFQGGDELTLSEVAARAGLPLSTAHRLLAEWVEWGGLARGDDGRYRVGLKLWRLGVRQPTARRLRNLARPYLEDLLDATREHVHLAVRDGLGAIYLERLSGADAVPVISDVGSRLPLHATGVGLVLLAYSTPDVFDEVLAAGPRKYLPNTLTTESELRARLAGIRATGLSTSVEALTRGAFSVAAPVRDATGAVVAAVSIIAHVERLAEPQFALGVRMAARGISAALGWRP from the coding sequence GTGGCGGACAAGCTGTTCGCCATCGCCGACGCGTTCCAGGGCGGTGACGAGCTGACGCTCAGCGAGGTGGCGGCCCGAGCCGGGCTCCCACTGTCGACGGCGCACCGACTGCTGGCCGAGTGGGTCGAGTGGGGCGGGCTCGCACGTGGTGACGACGGACGCTATCGGGTCGGCCTGAAGCTCTGGCGTCTCGGCGTGCGCCAACCGACGGCGCGGCGGTTGCGCAACCTCGCTCGTCCCTACCTCGAGGACCTGCTCGACGCGACGCGCGAGCATGTGCACCTCGCGGTGCGCGACGGGCTCGGAGCGATCTACCTCGAGCGCCTCTCGGGCGCCGACGCGGTTCCGGTGATCTCGGATGTCGGTTCGCGGCTGCCGTTGCACGCCACCGGTGTGGGGCTCGTGCTGCTCGCCTACTCCACGCCCGACGTCTTCGACGAGGTGCTTGCGGCCGGACCGCGCAAGTACCTGCCGAACACGCTCACGACGGAGTCGGAGCTGCGCGCGCGGCTCGCGGGCATCCGGGCGACGGGCCTCTCGACCTCGGTCGAGGCGCTGACCCGCGGCGCGTTCTCGGTGGCGGCTCCAGTGCGGGACGCGACCGGGGCGGTCGTCGCCGCGGTGTCGATCATCGCGCACGTCGAACGTCTCGCCGAGCCGCAGTTCGCGCTCGGCGTGCGCATGGCTGCACGCGGCATCTCGGCCGCGCTCGGCTGGCGACCCTGA
- a CDS encoding PHP domain-containing protein → MDPIDALEEIAYILEGERASPFKSKAFRRAAQAIEPFSTEELAERVRDGRLQRLKGIGDTTYAVIVQAVEGRVPDYLLELRARSADAPARVEQGLRAELRGDLHSHSEWSDGTTRIEVMGRAAKQAGLEYLVVSDHSPSLRIANGLSSARLVEQLQVIDDLNDKLDGIRLLPGIEVDILLDGALDQTTDMLDRLELVVASVHSKLRMESREMTARMLRAIEHPYMNVLGHCTGRLVEGSRGTRPQSTFDAPAVFAACAERGVAVEINSRPERQDPPDELIQLALEAGCLFSIDSDAHAPGHFGFLDLGAARAEANGVPAERIVTTWPADRLVEWSRARR, encoded by the coding sequence ATGGATCCGATCGACGCACTCGAGGAGATCGCCTACATCCTCGAGGGAGAGCGGGCGTCGCCGTTCAAGTCGAAGGCGTTCCGCCGCGCGGCCCAGGCGATCGAGCCGTTCTCGACCGAGGAGCTCGCCGAGCGCGTGCGCGACGGCCGGTTGCAGCGACTGAAGGGCATCGGCGACACGACCTACGCGGTCATCGTGCAGGCGGTCGAGGGTCGGGTGCCCGACTACCTCCTGGAACTGCGGGCGCGGTCGGCCGATGCGCCGGCGCGAGTGGAGCAGGGTCTGCGCGCCGAGCTCCGCGGCGACCTGCACAGCCACAGCGAATGGTCCGACGGCACCACCCGCATCGAGGTGATGGGCCGGGCGGCGAAGCAGGCTGGTCTTGAGTACCTCGTCGTCTCCGACCACTCGCCGAGCCTCAGGATCGCGAACGGGCTCAGCTCCGCACGCCTCGTCGAGCAGCTGCAGGTGATCGACGACCTCAACGACAAGCTCGACGGCATCCGCCTGCTGCCCGGCATCGAGGTCGACATCCTGCTCGACGGCGCACTCGACCAGACCACCGACATGCTCGACCGCCTCGAGCTGGTCGTCGCGAGCGTGCACTCGAAGCTCCGCATGGAGTCACGCGAGATGACGGCACGGATGCTGCGCGCGATCGAGCACCCGTACATGAACGTGCTCGGCCACTGCACGGGCCGACTCGTCGAGGGCTCTCGCGGCACCCGCCCCCAGTCGACGTTCGATGCGCCGGCGGTCTTCGCGGCCTGTGCCGAGCGCGGGGTCGCCGTCGAGATCAATTCGCGCCCCGAGCGCCAGGACCCGCCCGACGAGCTCATCCAGCTCGCCCTCGAGGCCGGATGCCTCTTCAGCATCGACAGCGACGCGCACGCGCCGGGGCACTTCGGCTTCCTCGACCTCGGCGCAGCGCGCGCGGAGGCGAACGGCGTGCCCGCCGAGCGCATCGTCACGACGTGGCCCGCCGATCGCCTCGTCGAATGGTCGCGCGCCCGGCGCTGA
- a CDS encoding helix-turn-helix transcriptional regulator, with the protein MKRDGWRRRHDGDRENPWASAVAVASVTRSASLVAQRFHRIGSRFIGKGAAPEEIVRAVRSVHAGDALLSPAATRSLITRYVLPGTDAAHTMKPPSELEQLTEREREVFLLVARGRSNQEIAAELFISPATAKTHVNRVMSKLHAHDRAQLVIIAYESGLQQLGSA; encoded by the coding sequence GTGAAGCGCGATGGCTGGAGGCGACGACACGACGGCGACCGCGAGAACCCGTGGGCTTCCGCGGTCGCCGTTGCGTCCGTCACTCGGAGCGCGTCACTCGTAGCGCAGCGATTCCACCGGATCGGCTCGCGCTTCATCGGCAAGGGCGCCGCGCCCGAGGAGATCGTGCGCGCCGTGCGCTCGGTGCACGCGGGCGATGCGCTCCTCTCACCGGCGGCGACGCGCAGCCTCATCACGCGTTACGTGCTTCCGGGCACGGATGCCGCGCACACGATGAAGCCGCCGAGCGAACTCGAGCAGCTCACCGAGCGCGAGCGCGAGGTGTTCCTCCTCGTCGCGCGCGGTCGGTCGAACCAGGAGATCGCGGCCGAGCTGTTCATCTCGCCCGCGACCGCCAAGACGCACGTGAACCGCGTGATGTCGAAGCTGCACGCTCACGACCGCGCGCAGCTCGTGATCATCGCCTACGAGAGCGGACTGCAGCAGCTCGGGTCGGCGTGA
- a CDS encoding DUF2510 domain-containing protein: MSELHTAPAGWYPEPSGTDGQRWWDGTRWTEYATPLSPPTQAQHAPYGSARDARVPDGTPVDTVWIWLIVVLPVVAVIPFFLWDFEGYLQRSMAGDPAAQLSLYRDPMYLASILLGWGAYAASVVFAYFDMVALRKLGYAKQFHWAWTFLWSLVYVVGRTVVVKRQAGHGTAVMWVAITLNVAVLVGTIVWFIAVMANVFGSAIESYPAI; the protein is encoded by the coding sequence ATGAGCGAGCTCCACACGGCACCCGCCGGCTGGTATCCCGAACCGAGCGGCACCGACGGGCAGCGGTGGTGGGACGGCACGCGATGGACGGAGTACGCGACGCCGTTGTCGCCGCCGACGCAGGCGCAGCATGCGCCCTACGGAAGCGCACGCGATGCGCGCGTCCCTGACGGCACCCCCGTCGACACTGTATGGATCTGGCTCATCGTCGTGCTGCCCGTCGTCGCAGTGATCCCGTTCTTCCTGTGGGACTTCGAGGGATACCTGCAGCGCTCGATGGCCGGCGACCCCGCCGCGCAGTTGAGCCTCTACCGCGATCCCATGTACCTGGCCTCCATTCTGCTGGGCTGGGGCGCCTACGCCGCATCGGTCGTGTTCGCCTACTTCGACATGGTCGCGCTCAGGAAGCTCGGGTACGCCAAGCAGTTCCACTGGGCGTGGACGTTCCTGTGGTCGCTCGTCTACGTGGTCGGGCGCACGGTGGTGGTGAAGCGCCAGGCAGGGCACGGCACCGCGGTCATGTGGGTCGCGATCACCCTCAACGTCGCGGTGTTGGTCGGCACGATCGTGTGGTTCATCGCCGTCATGGCGAACGTCTTCGGCTCGGCGATCGAGTCGTATCCCGCCATCTAG
- a CDS encoding GNAT family N-acetyltransferase yields MTITTRPATPADEAWLFQLHEDAHKDLVEAAYGPWIVAQQHEFFRPLVDDHDVFVLESDGSDVGAVYLGMRDGDTWLELIEVAPSRQGEGIGTAALGWVVEESAKTDRGTLLQVHKVNEGAKRLYEREGFAEVGMTETHHLLRRP; encoded by the coding sequence ATGACGATCACTACCCGACCGGCCACGCCCGCGGATGAGGCGTGGCTGTTCCAACTCCACGAGGATGCCCACAAGGACTTGGTGGAGGCGGCCTATGGACCGTGGATCGTGGCGCAGCAGCACGAGTTCTTCCGCCCGCTCGTCGACGATCACGACGTGTTCGTTCTCGAGTCGGATGGGTCGGATGTTGGTGCGGTGTACTTGGGCATGCGCGACGGAGACACCTGGCTAGAGCTCATCGAAGTCGCCCCATCCCGTCAGGGCGAAGGCATCGGCACCGCCGCCCTCGGTTGGGTGGTCGAAGAATCCGCGAAGACCGACCGCGGAACGCTGCTCCAGGTTCACAAGGTCAATGAAGGAGCGAAGCGTCTGTACGAACGCGAAGGCTTCGCTGAGGTCGGAATGACGGAAACCCACCACTTGCTACGTCGCCCGTAG
- a CDS encoding cation diffusion facilitator family transporter — MTDASSARSHASEYDHHHGHDHHDHDNPGGIRGFLRELFVPHTHDAADSVDDALEASTAGIRALKVSLFVLLATTLLQLAVVFVSNSVALLADTVHNFSDALTAVPLWVAFVLGRRAASRGYPYGYGRAEDLAGLFIVGVVAASAIVAAWQSIDRLLNPQPIEHLGWLIAAGFIGFVGNEAVAIYRIRVGRRIGSAALVADGVHARTDGFTSLAVVVGAIGVALGFPLADPIVGLVIAAAILVLLWGTVRSVGRRLMDGIEPELIERAEHALGHTPGLAGVGQVRLRWSGHRLTGDAVVVIDGEPSFREVEAISTDAEARVRHALPKVDAFAVRASSSS, encoded by the coding sequence ATGACGGATGCCTCGAGCGCTCGGTCGCACGCGAGCGAGTACGACCATCACCACGGCCACGACCACCACGACCACGACAACCCGGGCGGCATCCGCGGATTCCTTCGTGAGCTCTTCGTGCCGCACACGCACGACGCGGCCGACTCCGTCGATGACGCGCTCGAGGCGAGCACCGCCGGCATTCGCGCGCTGAAGGTGAGCCTCTTCGTGCTGCTCGCCACGACGCTCCTGCAGCTCGCGGTAGTCTTCGTCAGCAACTCGGTCGCATTGCTGGCCGACACCGTGCACAACTTCTCCGATGCGCTCACGGCCGTGCCGCTGTGGGTGGCGTTCGTGCTCGGCCGGCGCGCCGCCTCGCGCGGGTATCCCTACGGCTACGGTCGCGCCGAGGATCTCGCCGGCCTCTTCATCGTCGGCGTCGTGGCGGCATCCGCGATCGTCGCCGCATGGCAGTCGATCGACCGCCTGCTGAATCCGCAGCCGATCGAGCACCTCGGGTGGCTCATCGCCGCGGGCTTCATCGGATTCGTCGGCAATGAGGCCGTCGCGATCTACCGCATCCGCGTGGGCCGGCGCATCGGCTCGGCCGCGCTCGTCGCCGACGGCGTGCACGCCCGCACCGACGGCTTCACCTCCCTCGCGGTCGTGGTCGGCGCCATCGGCGTCGCGCTCGGCTTCCCACTCGCCGACCCCATCGTGGGGCTCGTGATCGCCGCAGCGATCCTCGTGCTGTTGTGGGGCACCGTGCGGAGCGTCGGCCGCCGGCTCATGGACGGCATCGAGCCCGAGCTGATCGAGCGCGCCGAGCATGCGCTCGGCCACACGCCGGGTCTGGCCGGTGTCGGCCAGGTTCGGTTGCGCTGGAGCGGCCACCGCCTCACCGGAGACGCCGTCGTCGTCATCGACGGCGAGCCGTCGTTCCGCGAGGTTGAGGCCATCTCGACAGACGCCGAGGCGCGCGTCCGTCATGCCCTGCCCAAGGTCGACGCCTTCGCGGTTCGCGCGAGCAGCTCGTCCTGA
- a CDS encoding ArsR/SmtB family transcription factor — translation MDADMQVCGRAPDSQYVELAVEVFSMLADATRIRIILALRDHGELSVNLLADIVDKAPTAVSQHLAKLRLARIVATRHEGTKVFYRLENEHARQLVADAIFQAEHSLGGTPRHHHAEAAAGESA, via the coding sequence ATGGATGCAGATATGCAGGTATGTGGCCGTGCGCCCGACAGCCAGTACGTCGAACTCGCCGTCGAGGTGTTCTCGATGCTCGCCGACGCCACGCGCATCCGCATCATCCTCGCGCTGCGCGACCACGGCGAGCTCTCGGTGAACCTGCTCGCCGACATCGTCGACAAGGCGCCCACGGCCGTCTCACAGCACCTCGCGAAGTTGCGCCTCGCGCGCATCGTGGCGACACGGCACGAGGGCACGAAGGTGTTCTACCGGCTCGAGAACGAGCACGCCCGGCAACTCGTGGCCGACGCGATCTTCCAGGCTGAGCATTCGCTCGGCGGCACGCCGAGGCATCACCACGCCGAGGCGGCGGCGGGGGAGTCGGCATGA
- a CDS encoding zinc-dependent alcohol dehydrogenase family protein has translation MQFTEFGAAPELADVPEPVCPPRGAVIRVRATGLCRSDWHGWMGHDASISLPHVPGHEFAGEVAELGSEVSGESGWQVGDRVTAPFICACGRCDECRSGNEQVCDAQSQPGFTHWGSFAELVVVDEAELNLIRLPDSLGFVEAASLGCRFATAYRAIVSRSRLAPGEQIAVHGCGGVGLSAIMIAVAAGLRVYGVDVSDAALAAAEKLGAIPVRGGEGAAERILEASGGGVDVSVDAFGSSETSFASVRSLKKRGRHVQIGLMFGDSALAAMPMDAVIAGELEILGSHGMAAHEYPSMLGAVASGDFRPIELVGQRITLDEVPEALAAMGTAGGAGSGMTVVEV, from the coding sequence GTGCAGTTCACTGAATTCGGCGCGGCGCCCGAGCTCGCCGACGTGCCCGAGCCCGTCTGCCCCCCGCGCGGCGCCGTGATCCGCGTGCGTGCCACCGGGCTCTGCCGCAGCGACTGGCACGGCTGGATGGGTCACGACGCATCGATCTCGCTGCCGCACGTGCCCGGGCATGAGTTCGCCGGGGAGGTCGCCGAGCTCGGCTCCGAGGTGAGTGGCGAGAGCGGCTGGCAGGTGGGCGATCGCGTCACCGCACCGTTCATCTGCGCGTGCGGGCGCTGCGACGAGTGCCGCTCGGGCAACGAGCAGGTCTGCGACGCCCAGTCGCAGCCCGGATTCACGCACTGGGGCTCGTTCGCCGAGCTCGTCGTCGTCGACGAGGCCGAGCTCAACCTCATCCGTCTGCCCGATTCGCTCGGATTCGTCGAGGCCGCTTCGCTCGGCTGCCGCTTCGCCACGGCGTACCGCGCGATCGTTTCGCGCAGCCGGCTCGCGCCGGGCGAGCAGATCGCGGTGCACGGATGCGGCGGCGTCGGCCTCTCGGCGATCATGATCGCCGTCGCAGCCGGACTGCGGGTCTACGGCGTCGACGTCTCGGATGCAGCGCTCGCCGCCGCCGAGAAGCTCGGCGCCATCCCGGTGCGCGGCGGCGAGGGCGCCGCGGAGCGCATCCTCGAGGCGTCGGGGGGCGGGGTGGATGTCTCCGTCGACGCCTTCGGCAGCAGCGAGACTTCGTTCGCCTCCGTGCGGAGCCTGAAGAAGCGCGGCCGGCACGTGCAGATCGGACTCATGTTCGGAGACAGTGCGCTCGCCGCGATGCCGATGGACGCGGTCATCGCGGGCGAGCTCGAGATCCTCGGCAGCCATGGCATGGCGGCCCATGAGTATCCGTCGATGCTCGGTGCGGTCGCCTCGGGCGACTTTCGCCCGATCGAGCTCGTCGGGCAGCGCATTACGCTCGACGAGGTGCCCGAGGCGCTCGCCGCGATGGGCACCGCCGGCGGAGCCGGCTCGGGGATGACGGTCGTCGAGGTGTAG
- a CDS encoding cell wall-binding repeat-containing protein, producing the protein MTVAPLLITGFLISDAAAPAIADTGVTVSGTVTHETPPGDDPSAYLRINVALHPLFGSAEPKVVRALDDGTFAIHGVMPGRYRVHFSKIAPPPADYSAPTWWGGTPHESQARILEVGAQPVSGIDARLEIGSTISGVITYDPSNYNGTGGYLNAKASAFLFDHAIGEYERRGFRAVPDGGGNYTFRGLPPGTYTIRFGDSYDQQTTSTAYWDGADDLNASTPVEVAADQHLSGIDGVMRPGDGLQVGRIAGPDRFATAVEISRVGFPSGSEAVFIVNGLNFPDALGAAPAAARIGAPILLVTPNAIPDSVKTELARLDPATIFIVGGEVSVSLALEGHLRDDTTEVVRFGGIDRFETSRMVADYFWSATDNRTAYIATGLNFPDALSAAPAAANEHAPVVLVNGAASELDEATGSLLEQLGIEKVVVTGGESTVSAGVKASIDALLFLTESSRRSGPDRFETSLLTNRDSFRLADTAFLATGSTFPDALAGAALAGGSRTPIYLVHQDCVPSNVLPDIYRLGVRNVTLLGGESTLTNSVYQLKQC; encoded by the coding sequence ATGACGGTCGCTCCGCTGCTCATCACAGGATTCCTGATTTCCGACGCCGCGGCGCCGGCGATTGCCGACACTGGCGTCACGGTGAGCGGAACCGTCACCCATGAGACGCCGCCTGGAGACGATCCGTCGGCTTACCTTCGGATCAATGTCGCGCTGCATCCGCTCTTCGGATCTGCGGAACCGAAAGTCGTCAGGGCGTTGGACGATGGAACATTCGCCATCCATGGCGTGATGCCCGGCCGGTACCGCGTGCACTTCAGCAAGATCGCGCCACCCCCAGCGGACTATTCCGCTCCCACGTGGTGGGGCGGAACTCCTCACGAATCCCAAGCTCGGATCCTTGAGGTCGGCGCGCAGCCCGTGAGCGGCATCGACGCACGACTCGAGATCGGATCGACGATCTCGGGCGTGATCACGTATGACCCCTCCAACTACAACGGCACTGGCGGGTACCTCAACGCGAAGGCATCCGCCTTCCTCTTCGACCACGCTATCGGTGAATATGAACGCCGCGGATTCAGGGCCGTCCCTGACGGGGGAGGGAACTACACGTTCCGGGGGCTCCCGCCGGGCACCTACACGATTCGGTTCGGCGATTCGTATGACCAGCAGACCACCTCCACTGCATATTGGGACGGCGCCGACGATCTCAACGCCAGCACGCCCGTCGAGGTAGCGGCCGACCAGCATCTCTCGGGCATCGACGGGGTCATGCGTCCGGGGGATGGTCTGCAAGTCGGGCGCATCGCCGGCCCCGACCGCTTCGCCACCGCAGTGGAGATTTCGAGGGTCGGCTTCCCCTCCGGAAGCGAGGCGGTCTTCATTGTGAACGGGCTGAACTTTCCCGACGCGCTCGGCGCGGCTCCGGCGGCTGCCCGCATCGGAGCCCCGATCCTGCTCGTGACGCCGAACGCGATCCCCGATTCGGTCAAGACGGAGCTTGCTCGGCTCGACCCTGCGACGATATTCATCGTCGGCGGCGAGGTCTCGGTTTCCCTTGCCCTCGAAGGGCACCTGCGCGACGACACGACCGAAGTGGTCCGCTTCGGCGGCATAGACCGCTTCGAGACGTCGCGCATGGTTGCGGACTACTTCTGGAGCGCTACCGACAATCGCACCGCGTACATCGCGACCGGACTGAACTTCCCCGATGCCCTGTCGGCCGCGCCGGCGGCGGCAAACGAGCACGCACCTGTCGTTCTCGTGAATGGGGCGGCGAGCGAACTCGACGAGGCCACCGGCTCGCTTCTCGAACAACTCGGCATCGAGAAGGTCGTCGTCACGGGTGGCGAGTCGACCGTCTCGGCAGGGGTGAAGGCGAGCATCGACGCGCTCCTCTTCCTCACTGAGTCCTCTCGGCGCAGCGGACCCGATCGCTTCGAAACCTCCCTGCTCACAAATCGCGATTCGTTCCGGCTCGCCGATACGGCGTTCCTGGCAACCGGTTCGACGTTCCCCGACGCGCTTGCAGGTGCGGCGCTCGCCGGAGGATCCCGCACGCCGATCTATCTCGTCCATCAGGATTGCGTGCCGAGCAATGTACTTCCGGATATCTACCGCCTCGGTGTTCGCAACGTAACCCTCTTGGGCGGTGAGTCGACGCTCACCAACAGCGTGTACCAGCTCAAGCAATGCTGA
- a CDS encoding cell wall-binding repeat-containing protein, whose product MVLSPLLAAGFLVAATAAPASAADSVSLQGVVTAELGGGGYAPQPGIQVSLYSLSGSGDIAYSTPSSDGGAFTLYAQPGRYRIHFESNNCCGANSAATWLGNTPYEAQSQIVEVGAVPLTGLNAQLEIGSTLSGVISFAESTNPQAAAAVFLYDYGTGEYERFGYRAVADANGAYTIPGLPAGTYTLRFGDPSDQALVSTVYWEDSDFIFASTPVEVAADQQLTGFDATVGPGGVWMSRLFGADRFATSVQISQAGYQQGSDEVFIVNGMDFPDALSAGPAAARIGAPILLTMPAGMTDSVMAELARLAPTTIYIVGGTPSVSIQVENQLRGYTTDVIRFNGADRFETSRLVADYFWGGSDNRTAYLATGMNFPDALSAAPAAANEYAPVILVNGGLSTVDSGTKTLLDELDIEKVVIAGGEPSVSAGLKKSIDELPFILESYRRNGADRFATSLITNQKSFPLADAAFLATGYSFPDALAGAALAGSWFAPIYLVPQVCVPLEVLEEIGRLHVRDLVLLGGEPSLSDDVMNLIPC is encoded by the coding sequence ATGGTGCTCTCACCCCTGCTCGCGGCCGGGTTCCTCGTCGCCGCGACCGCGGCGCCCGCCAGTGCGGCTGACAGCGTCAGCCTGCAGGGCGTCGTCACCGCCGAGCTCGGCGGAGGGGGCTACGCGCCGCAACCAGGAATCCAGGTCTCCCTCTACAGCCTCTCCGGCTCAGGCGACATCGCGTACTCCACTCCCAGCAGCGACGGCGGCGCCTTCACCCTGTACGCCCAACCGGGCCGCTATCGCATCCACTTCGAATCGAACAACTGCTGCGGCGCCAACTCTGCAGCCACGTGGCTGGGCAATACGCCGTATGAGGCGCAGTCCCAGATCGTCGAAGTCGGCGCCGTGCCGCTCACCGGTCTCAACGCGCAACTCGAGATCGGTTCGACGCTCTCGGGCGTGATCAGCTTCGCCGAGAGCACCAACCCGCAGGCTGCGGCAGCCGTCTTCCTGTACGACTACGGGACGGGCGAGTACGAGCGCTTCGGCTACCGCGCGGTCGCCGATGCGAACGGCGCCTACACGATCCCGGGTCTTCCGGCGGGAACGTACACGCTGCGCTTCGGTGACCCGAGCGACCAGGCGCTCGTCTCCACCGTCTATTGGGAGGACTCGGACTTCATCTTCGCGAGTACGCCGGTGGAAGTGGCTGCTGATCAGCAGCTCACGGGATTCGATGCGACGGTCGGTCCGGGTGGCGTCTGGATGAGTCGGCTCTTCGGTGCCGACCGGTTCGCCACTTCGGTGCAGATCTCGCAGGCCGGGTATCAGCAGGGCAGTGATGAGGTCTTCATCGTCAACGGCATGGACTTCCCCGACGCGCTCAGTGCGGGTCCTGCGGCGGCACGCATCGGCGCGCCGATCCTGCTGACGATGCCCGCCGGGATGACCGATTCGGTGATGGCGGAGCTCGCTCGCCTCGCGCCGACGACGATCTATATCGTGGGCGGTACGCCGTCGGTCTCGATTCAGGTCGAGAACCAGCTGCGGGGATACACGACTGACGTGATCCGTTTCAATGGCGCGGACCGCTTCGAGACGTCGCGCTTGGTCGCGGATTACTTCTGGGGCGGCAGCGACAACCGCACGGCATACCTCGCGACCGGGATGAACTTCCCCGACGCGCTCTCGGCCGCTCCGGCTGCAGCGAACGAGTACGCCCCGGTCATCCTCGTGAACGGCGGGCTGAGCACGGTCGACTCCGGGACGAAGACGTTGCTCGACGAGCTCGACATCGAGAAGGTCGTCATCGCCGGTGGTGAACCGAGCGTGTCTGCCGGCCTGAAGAAGAGCATCGACGAGCTCCCCTTCATCCTCGAGTCGTATCGCCGGAACGGCGCCGACCGCTTCGCCACGTCGCTGATCACGAACCAGAAGTCGTTCCCGCTCGCCGACGCGGCATTCCTCGCCACGGGGTACTCGTTCCCCGACGCCCTCGCGGGTGCCGCTCTCGCGGGATCGTGGTTCGCCCCGATCTATCTCGTTCCCCAGGTCTGCGTTCCGCTGGAGGTGCTCGAGGAGATCGGCCGCCTGCACGTGCGCGACCTGGTCCTCCTCGGTGGCGAGCCGTCGCTGAGCGATGACGTGATGAACCTGATTCCCTGCTGA